The following proteins come from a genomic window of Sesamum indicum cultivar Zhongzhi No. 13 linkage group LG10, S_indicum_v1.0, whole genome shotgun sequence:
- the LOC110012670 gene encoding uncharacterized protein LOC110012670: MKGLFWNVRGIGNDPTQRVLNRVRKQHHLDFLAIMEPMISLEGRFMARRLGFKEVVSNCVNQIWFFWGPEVQCRVLIDHEQFLHLHLESNKWPKPFFVTAIYAKCDMVERRDLWAGLRLVSVGSSPWIVGGDFNTVLCPEERSGGAAPSGIAMSDFHDMIADCALTDAGYTGSPYTWYSRWLRQRLDRVLVTDSWMDVFSKTQVTHLELSKSDHRGLLVVAETIVTQKASSFRFQHMWITHPGFLEVVRRN; this comes from the exons ATGAAAGGATTATTTTGGAACGTTCGGGGAATTGGAAATGATCCTACACAGAGGGTCTTGAATCGGGTCAGAAAACAACATCACCTTGATTTCTTGGCGATCATGGAGCCTATGATCTCCCTTGAGGGAAGGTTTATGGCGAGGCGGCTGGGATTTAAGGAGGTGGTTTCGAATTGTGTGAATCAAATATGGTTTTTCTGGGGACCGGAGGTACAGTGTCGGGTTTTGATCGATCATGAGCAGTTTCTGCACCTCCATTTGGAATCAAATAAGTGGCCGAAACCGTTTTTCGTTACAGCGATATATGCTAAATGTGATATGGTGGAGCGGCGAGATCTTTGGGCTGGCCTTCGGTTGGTTTCGGTTGGCTCTTCGCCTTGGATTGtgggaggggatttcaatacTGTCCTCTGCCCAGAGGAACGGTCGGGGGGCGCTGCCCCGAGTGGTATCGCAATGTCTGATTTCCATGACATGATTGCGGACTGTGCCCTTACAGATGCCGGTTATACTGGGAGCCCTTACACCTGGTATAGTCGTTGGTTGCGGCAACGTCTAGATCGGGTCCTGGTGACTGATAGTTGGATGGACGTATTTTCGAAAACACAAGTTACTCATCTTGAGCTCTCCAAATCGGATCATCGTGGATTATTGGTTGTTGCAGAGACTATTGTGACGCAAAAG GCATCATCTTTTCGGTTTCAACACATGTGGATCACGCATCCGGGATTTCTTGAGGTTGTTCGTCGGAATTGA
- the LOC105172986 gene encoding aminoacylase-1: MIRSDYRRRGHHLLALLAIAVILLLPTATVTVEDTDSSSIISRFQEYLRINTAHPGPNYNEAADFIASQAKSLSLDFQILEFVKGKPLVLLKWAGKNPALPSVLLNSHTDVVPAEPHKWDHPPFQAHIDPSSGHIYARGSQDMKCVGLQYLEAIRKLQASGFRPLRTVYLSFVPDEEIGGNDGVGKFANSEIFKNMNVAIILDEGLASPADNYRVFYAERCPWWLVIKATGAPGHGAKLYDNTAMENLLKSIESVRRFRAVQFDMVKAGLKAEGEVISVNMVFLKAGTPSPTGFVMNLQPSEAQAGFDIRVPPTADVASLERRIGEEWAPATRNMTFEFKQRASTYDKFGKPILTAFDGSNPWWALLEDAIKNASGKLGKPEIFPASTDARYFRELGLPAIGFSPMANTPILLHDHNEFLSKNEYLRGIDIYESIIKAYASYAEPVKDEASRAEL, from the exons ATGATTAGATCAGATTACCGCCGCCGCGGCCACCATCTACTGGCGCTTCTCGCAATAGCAGTGATACTACTTTTACCGACGGCGACAGTCACCGTGGAAGATACAGATTCTTCGTCGATCATATCTAGATTCCAGGAATACCTCAGAATCAATACCGCCCACCCCGGCCCCAACTACAACGAAGCGGCCGATTTCATCGCCTCCCAAGCCAAGTCCCTCTCGTTGGATTTTCAGATCTTGGAGTTCGTAAAGGGCAAGCCCCTGGTGCTCCTCAAGTGGGCTGGCAAGAACCCTGCCCTCCCTTCCGTCCTCCTTAATTCCCACACCGACGTCGTACCCGCTGAGCCCCACAAATGGGACCATCCCCCTTTTCAAGCTCACATCGACCCCTCATCCGGCCACATCTATGCCCGCGGCTCTCAGGACATGAAGTGCGTCGGCCTTCAGTATCTGGAGGCTATTCGCAAGCTCCAGGCTTCAGGCTTCCGTCCCCTGCGCACCGTCTACCTCTCCTTCGTTCCTGATGAGGAAATCGGTGGCAATGACGGAGTCGGGAAGTTCGCCAATTCcgaaattttcaagaatatgaACGTAGCTATTATACTGGACGAGGGGTTGGCCTCACCCGCTGACAATTACCGGGTGTTCTACGCTGAGAGGTGCCCTTGGTGGCTGGTCATTAAAGCTACAGGTGCGCCCGGTCATGGGGCTAAGCTTTACGACAACACTGCAATGGAGAATTTACTCAAGAGCATCGAGAGTGTTAGGAGATTCAGGGCCGTTCAATTTGATATGGTTAAGGCTGGACTAAAAGCTGAAGGAGAGGTCATTTCTGTTAATATGGTATTCTTGAAAGCAGGCACCCCATCTCCGACT GGTTTTGTCATGAATTTGCAACCATCTGAAGCTCAAGCAGGTTTTGATATTCGAGTCCCACCAACTGCGGATGTAGCATCCTTAGAGAGACGAATTGGAGAGGAATGGGCACCTGCCACACGTAATATGACCTTTGAG TTTAAGCAGAGGGCATCTACATATGACAAGTTTGGTAAGCCAATTCTTACAGCTTTTGACGGTTCAAATCCTTGGTGGGCACTGTTGGAAGATGCAATAAAAAATGCCAGCGGGAAACTTGGGAAACCGGAGATATTTCCTGCTTCCACAGATGCTCGCTACTTCAGGGAACTTGGCTTGCCAGCAATTGGCTTTTCTCCTATGGCGAACACTCCCATTCTACTTCATGACCACAATGAG TTCCTGAGCAAGAACGAGTATTTGCGGGGAATTGACATTTATGAGTCAATAATCAAAGCATATGCATCTTATGCTGAACCAGTGAAGGATGAAGCATCCAGAGCGGAGTTGTAA